The Meiothermus sp. genome segment GCCACAGCTTCACTCATGGATGTGATTATAAGCAGGTAACGCGCCGGGCCTGGTTCACGTCCGACAGATGTGTGTTGGGCGTAACGAGGCAGCTTAATGCTTTGGGTGGACACAGAAGGGATACGAGCATAGTCTATGGTCTGTGATCCATAGCCGACGAAAAAATCAGGCAAGGCTGGCAGGACTGGACGCTCGACTTTTTTGCGACCCGGCTTTCTGAGAGTGCGGGTCGAGGGCCTTTCAACGAGGGCTTGTACCCATCTTGCCTTTAGGCGTGGGTGTGTTATCCTCGAGGTCGCGTCCTCGGTCTGACGCGGCGCACCAGCGTGAACCGGGTCAGGGCCGGAAGGCAGCAGCCCTAAGCGCCACGGAGCGGGTGCCGTCAGGGAGCCGGGGGCGCTTTTTTTGTGTGAATAAAGCGTGAAGAAAGCCTCAGGCCATGGTTCTTGATCAACCCCGAATAGTCAAAATCAACCTCAAAACAGCTCGAGCACCTGGGGGATTATTGCTATAGAAGGTCAAATTGGCCGCTTCTCACCTGGCAGACCCTTATACTTCGCTCTGGGATGTTGCAGCGTTATCTATTGCGCGAAACGTTGTCGCTGTATCTGCTGGGCGTGCTGCTATTCGTGGGGCTAATCACCTTCGATCTGCTCTCCTCGCTCTCGGGGGCCTTCTTGAGGGCCAGAACCCCCGTGGCCGAAATAGCCCAGATGGTGGCCTACCGGGTGCCCTATACGCTGGGCATCGCGCTGCCGCTGGGGCTGGTGTTTGCCCTCCTGGTAGCCCTGGCCCGCTGGATTCGCCAGTCCGAACTCAAGGCCACCTATGCTGCGGGAGTCCCCCCCCGCACCTTCATTGGGCCGGTGCTGGGGCTTGCCCTGCTGGTAGGGGCGGTAGTGCTCTACAACGAAGGCTGGCTCAAGCCCATTGCCCAGGAGCGCTTTGAAGCCTTGCAGTACAAAATCTACTACGGTTCCGAGCCCTCCGGCGTCCTGACCGAGCGCACCTACACCCCCCAGGGCCTTGGGGTGTACTATGCCCAGCGCATCTATCCACCGCCCGAAGGGGGGGTGGGTTCTCGGCTGGA includes the following:
- a CDS encoding LptF/LptG family permease, with amino-acid sequence MLQRYLLRETLSLYLLGVLLFVGLITFDLLSSLSGAFLRARTPVAEIAQMVAYRVPYTLGIALPLGLVFALLVALARWIRQSELKATYAAGVPPRTFIGPVLGLALLVGAVVLYNEGWLKPIAQERFEALQYKIYYGSEPSGVLTERTYTPQGLGVYYAQRIYPPPEGGVGSRLEGIRVVEPGGSVWSAERGVWVSGAWRLQNAYRVDPNGKIFQEAEHPLPFPIGVQPKAVSYEALRMPDLHAVAKADPAAQFPLARRYANAAGTVVLAWLAIVIGLSLREASWAFIAVVGLIFGYWTLFTLSAQFARFDLWGAYGAWLPNLVYGALALLGTWRLAR